A DNA window from Theobroma cacao cultivar B97-61/B2 chromosome 5, Criollo_cocoa_genome_V2, whole genome shotgun sequence contains the following coding sequences:
- the LOC18599981 gene encoding germin-like protein subfamily 1 member 20, translating to MKGAYFILGFILLILASSFASACDPSPLQDFCVAINDTKKGSVIVNGKFCKDPKLATVNDFFFSGLNIPKNTSNSVGSVVTPVNVDQIPGLNTLGISLVRIDYAPNGGLNPPHTHPRGTEILVVLEGTLYVGFVTSNPNNRLISKILSPGDVFVFPIGLIHFQQNVGKTNAVAFAGLSSQNPGVITIANAVFGSNPPINPDVLTGAFQLDKKVVKYLQSRF from the exons ATGAAAGGTGCATATTTCATTTTGGGTTTCATACTCTTAATTTTGGCTTCCTCGTTTGCCTCTGCCTGTGACCCTAGTCCCCTCCAGGACTTCTGTGTAGCCATCAATGACACCAAGAAAGGATCAG TCATTGTGAATGGAAAGTTCTGCAAGGATCCGAAGCTTGCTACTGTGAACGACTTCTTTTTTTCAGGGCTAAACATCCCAAAGAATACGTCTAATTCTGTCGGATCAGTAGTTACTCCTGTAAATGTTGACCAAATACCAGGACTAAACACTCTTGGTATTTCTTTAGTTCGTATTGACTATGCACCAAATGGCGGGCTAAACCCACCTCACACCCACCCTCGTGGCACGGAGATCCTTGTGGTGCTAGAAGGCACACTATATGTTGGATTTGTTACATCCAACCCAAATAATCGCCTCATCTCTAAAATCCTTTCCCCGGGAGATGTTTTCGTCTTCCCTATTGGCCTCATTCACTTTCAGCAGAATGTGGGAAAGACCAATGCTGTTGCTTTTGCTGGTTTGAGCAGCCAGAATCCTGGCGTGATCACAATAGCAAACGCTGTTTTTGGATCAAATCCACCCATTAACCCTGATGTCCTTACAGGGGCCTTCCAGCTGGATAAAAAAGTGGTGAAGTACCTCCAGTCAAGGTTCTGA
- the LOC18599979 gene encoding germin-like protein subfamily 1 member 20, translating to MKGHYFLVAFAFLALASSLASAYDPSPLQDICVAINDTKTGIFVNGKFCKDPKLATAEDFFFSGLNVPRNTTNPVGSVVTPVNVDQILGLNTLGISLVRIDYAPYGGQNPPHIHPRGTEILVVLEGTLYVGFVTSNPDNRLISKVLYPGDVFVFPIGLIHFQQNVGKTNAVAFAGLSSQNPGVITIANAVFGSNPPINPDVLTRAFQLDNNVVKYLQSRFWWKNK from the exons ATGAAAGGTCATTATTTCCTTGTAGCTTTTGCCTTCTTGGCCTTGGCTTCCTCTTTGGCCTCAGCCTATGACCCAAGCCCTCTCCAGGATATCTGTGTAGCCATCAATGACACCAAGACTGGAA TATTTGTGAATGGGAAGTTCTGCAAGGACCCAAAGCTTGCCACAGCAGAGGATTTCTTCTTCTCAGGGCTTAACGTCCCAAGAAACACGACAAATCCTGTTGGATCAGTTGTGACTCCAGTAAATGTTGATCAAATACTAGGCCTAAACACTCTTGGCATATCCTTGGTACGTATTGACTATGCACCATACGGAGGGCAAAACCCACCTCACATTCATCCTCGCGGCACAGAGATCCTAGTAGTCCTGGAGGGCACACTCTATGTTGGTTTTGTTACCTCCAACCCTGATAATCGCCTCATATCCAAGGTCCTTTATCCGGGAGATGTTTTCGTCTTCCCAATTGGCCTCATTCACTTCCAGCAAAATGTAGGAAAGACTAATGCTGTTGCCTTTGCTGGTTTGAGCAGTCAAAATCCTGGAGTGATCACGATAGCAAATGCTGTTTTTGGATCCAATCCACCCATCAATCCTGATGTTCTTACCAGGGCTTTCCAGCTTGACAATAATGTGGTGAAGTATCTCCAATCTCGTTTCTGGTGGAAGAACAAATAG